The genomic segment AGTTCGAGTGATACAGGCGCGATACGGCCGTCACTCACCTCTAAAAACACCCAGATGCCACGAAAATCATCCAGATTCATATCTGCTCCTCCTTTACCCGAAACAGTCGCTGTTTATCGTGCAAAATTTCCATCAAGCGTGCGATTTGCTCGCTGGCGCTTCCTTCGAGGATTTCACCGCCTTTTGGCTTCTCTGGTGGCCAAACTTTTGCAACGATGGTAGGAGAGCCCTTCAGACCTAACTGTGTCCGATCGATATCCCCCAAGTCATCGACGGACCAGACAACAGGATGATATCTAGCAGCTCGAAGCATGTTGGGCAGCGGAGAATAGGGCACTTCGTTAATCTCCTTCTCCACGGAAAACAAACAAGGCAAGGTCGACTGAATGACTTCATAACCATCCTCCAGCTTTCGATGCACAATGGCGTAACCTTGCTCTTTGTTTATCTCCACTACTTTTTTCACACACGTAAGCGGTGGAATATCCAACCGTCTGGCGACACCCGGTCCGACTTGTCCCGTATCACCGTCGATGGTCATCTTCCCGCAAATGACGAGGTCGACTGGCTGGCTTTCTGCAATCTTTTCAATGGCTTTGGTAATCGCATAGCTGGTCGCCAATGTGTCTGCTCCGGCAAATGCACGATCCGTTACCAGATAGCCAGCGTCTGCTCCGATCTCGATACATTTCC from the Brevibacillus brevis genome contains:
- a CDS encoding electron transfer flavoprotein subunit beta/FixA family protein, which encodes MLHIVACIKQVPDTKIIKMNPKTNTMDRASAPAILNPYDAHAVEEAVRLKNRYGGVVSVVTMGPPPAVKAIRKCIEIGADAGYLVTDRAFAGADTLATSYAITKAIEKIAESQPVDLVICGKMTIDGDTGQVGPGVARRLDIPPLTCVKKVVEINKEQGYAIVHRKLEDGYEVIQSTLPCLFSVEKEINEVPYSPLPNMLRAARYHPVVWSVDDLGDIDRTQLGLKGSPTIVAKVWPPEKPKGGEILEGSASEQIARLMEILHDKQRLFRVKEEQI